Below is a genomic region from Verrucomicrobiota bacterium.
CGAAAAAGGCGTTGATGTCGGGGTAACGCTGCAGCATGTCCTGGGCGATCGCAAAACCCTCGTCCTGCATCCACATTTTGGTCGGTTGTTTGGCTACCACCTTGATGCCGGGACAATTGGCCATGGCCTCATTGAAACCCTTGTCGCGGTCCAGTTCGGGCGTGGTGCCCAACTGCCCCTGAATAATGGCCAGGTTGCCCTTGCCGCCCATGACCTTGCAGGCGTATTCGCCCAAGGTCCGGGCCGCCGTCACGCTGTCGGTGGCGATGAAGGTGTCGCCCGGGGCGTCGGGGGCATTGCGGTCGACGTTGACGACAGGGATGTTGGCCTTCCTGGCCGCCTTGACCGGCACGCCGGCCGCGGTGGCGCCGGCCGGGATGTAGATCAGGGCGCTGACCCCGCGGGTGATAAGGTCTTGCATCTGGTCGACCTGGGTGGCCGCGTCGCCTTTGGCGTCGGCCACGATGAGCTTGACGCCCTTGGCTCTGGCTTCGGCGTCGACCGACTGTTTGATCTGGTTAAAAAAGTCGGCCTGCAGGTTGGCGACCGCCAGACCGACCGTTTTGCCGCCCTGGGCCAACGTGGGCCAGGGGCTTAGCAGCATGCTTAGAGCAGTGAGGGTGGCGGTAAGGGAACGATTCCGGAGGAACATGTTGGTATGGTGGTTATCTTGGGTTTGCCTGGTTGTTGTCTTAAAAGTGAATTGGAGGTGAAACTTTGGGCTTGGCCGAATGGATGATGCCCGGCCATGCATTTAGGCGCTGGTCAGGCGCCCCGGCGCCGCAGGGTATCGGAGCTGACTGCCAGGGCGATGACTACGCCGATGACCACCTGTTGGATGAAGGGGGAAACGCCGGTGAGGTTCAGCCCGTTATGCAGCACCCCGATGATCAAGACGCCCACCACCGTGCCGCCGATGCCGCCCACCCCGCCGCTCAAGCTCGCCCCGCCGATCACCACCGCTGCGATGGCGTCCAGCTCGTAACCCAGCCCGGCGCTGGGCTGGCTTGAATCCAGCCGGCTGGCCAGCACGATGCTCGCCAGGCCCGAAAGCAGCCCGCTGGCCACGTAGACCCAGGTGGTCATCTGCCGCACGCGGATGCCGGCCAGGCGCGCCACTTCGCCGCTGCCGCCGATGGCGTACAGGGCGCGGCCGGCCGCCCGGTAGCGCAGGAACACCCAGCCGGCGATGACCAGCACGATGGCCAGGGCCACCGTCAGCGATAGAAACCCGAAATAGCGGCGCGTGGCAAAGCTGTCGAACCAGTCGGGGTAACCGACGATCTGGCGGCCGTCGGTGATGATGTTGGCCAGGCCGCGGGCGATCGTCATCATGCTTAACGTGGCGATGAATGCCGGCAGCCTGGCCCGCGTGCAGAGCAGGCCGTTTCCCCACCCGCACAGGGCGCCAACCAAAAGAGCGATTACGACCGCGAGGCCCAGCGGCAGGTTCCAGTCATGGCTGAGCCAGCCCAGGATCATCATGGAAAAGGCCAGCACCGAGCCGACAGAAAGATCAATGCCCCCAATGATGATCACCAGCGTCATGCCGATCGACAGGATGCCGAGCACGGTGATCTGGTCCAGCACGTTGAGCAGGTTGCGAAACGAGAGGAAGGCGCCGGTGGTGAGCGAAAAGACGATGCACAGCGCCACCAAGCCGATGAGCGGGCCCTGCACGCCGATGAGTTTGCTGGCCCAGGAGGTCTCGCGCCGCGCGGCCGGTGCCGGTGCCGGTGCTGCCGGCTGGGCCGCGGCGCCTTGGTTGGTGGTCTGGGGAGTGGCCATATCGAATTCTATCCTTCAGCTGCGTTAACGTTTCGCCAAAAGCTTCCGGGCGGTGGCGGCCAGCCCCGGGCCGTCCAGGCCGTAATGGCGGAAAATCTCGTCCTGACTGCCGGTGACCGTGTGGTCATCCGGGAACCCCATAATCTTAAACCGGGTGTGAATGCCCTCCTGCAGCAGCAAGGCCGCGCAGGCCTCGCCCAAGCCGCCGCTGACGCTGTGCTCCTCCGCCGTGATGACCCCGCCCGTTTCGGTTGCCGCCCGGCGCACCGCCTCATAATCCAGCGGCTTAAGCGTGTGCAGGCTCAAGACCCGGCACTCCACACCCTCTTTGGCCAGCAATTCCGCCGCCTCAAAAGCCGGCGCCACCGTTTCCCCGCAGGCCAGAAAACTCAGGTCCCGGCCTTGCCGGATCAACGACGCTTTGCCCAGCGCAAAACCCGCGTCCACCCGCGGCAGGTGCGGCATGCGTTTCTTGCCAAAGCGCAGGTACACCGGCGCGGGCAACTGCGCGGCCGCCCGCACCGCCTCCCGGCTCTCGAAGCCGTCGGCCGGCGCCACGATTGTCACGTTGTGGATGGCGCGCAACACCGCGTAGTCGTGCAAGGAATGGTGGGTAGTTCCCAGGGCCCCATAGCTGACCCCCGCGCTGATGCCCACCACCTTGACCGGCCGGTCGGAGTAGCACAGGTCATTCTTGATCTGCTCCAGCGCCCGCGCCGTCAGAAAGCAGGCCGGCGAGACCGCAAAGACCGTCTTGCCCGCCGCGGCCAACCCCGCCGCCACCCCCACCAGGTTCTGCTCGGCAATGCCCACCTCCACGATCTGGCCCGGCACGGCTTTGGCAAAGGGGGCCAGCTTGGCCGAGCCCCGCGAATCGCTGGTCACCACCAACAAATCCGGGTTCTGGCGCGCCAACTCCAAGAGCGTGGCGCTAAAGACTTCCAAATTCGCTTGCGCTGGTTCCATTTTAAGCCAACGCCGCTTGCGCCGCCTCCAGTTCGCTCATCGCGCGGTTAAACTCCTCCTCGTTGGGCACCCCGTGGTGCCACTTGGCCACGTTTTCCATGAAGCTCACCCCTTTGCCTTTGCGCGTCTTGGCCAACACCACGCTGGGCTTGCCCGGCCGGAAGGGCACTGCCTCGAAGGTGCGCACCAACTCGCCGATGTCGTTGCCGTTGCAGCGCTGCACCCCAAAGCCGAAGGCCGCAAATTTCTCGTCCAGGGGCGACAACTGGCAGACGTCCTCGGTTGAACCGGTGATCTGCAGGCCGTTGCGGTCGACGATGGCCACAAGGTTATCCAAGCGGTAGTGGGCCGCCGTCATGGCCGCCTCCCAGTTGGAGCCCTCGGCCAGCTCGCCGTCCCCGAGCAGGCAAAAGACCCGGTAGTCCTTCCGGTCCATCTTGCCGGCCAGAGCCAGGCCGACGGCCACGGCCAGCCCGTGGCCCAGCGCCCCCGTGTTCTGTTCCACCCCGTAGACCTCACGGGTGGGGTGGCCGATGTAGTGGGAGCCGTAGCGGTTCAAGGTCTCGAGGTCTTTTTCGGGGAAGAAGCCGCGGTCGGCCAGCACGACGAAGAGCGCCTCGGCGCAGTGGCCTTTGCTCTGGATGAAGTGGTCGTGGTCGGGCCCCTTGAAAGTCTCGGGGCCCACCCGCAGGATGCGGTTGTAGAGCACGTTGAGGATATCCAGGCAGGAGAGGTCGCCGCCGGTGTGGCCGGCCTTGGCCGTGCGGATGAGCCGCAGCAGGGCCTGGCGGTACTGCACCGATCTACGTTGGAGGTCGCGTTCGCTCAGCATGGCGTCTTATTTCAAGGGGAGATGATCGAACCGGGCCGCAACCTGAACGAAAGCCTATCTGAATAAAAATTCATTCAAGGTTACCTAATGACATGGTAGAATCGGGTCGGGTTTCCTGTCAAGGGCGAGCCCCAAAAAACCTCCAGTAACTTTTGTTAGCTGCTCGTACCTGCGTTTGCTTCAGGCCGGCCGGTCCTTCACGACCTGATCAGGGTGCCCCGTTTCCGTGACTCAGGGCCGCGAGCCGTCCGCGGCGGGGTGCCTTTCTACCGGGGCGACAACCTCTCTTCGCACGACGAATTCAGCTCCCGGCTTCCGCGGCCAGGGCTTTGGCAGGTTGCGCCTTAACCAACCGTTGAGCCGTGAATTGGTCCGTGACGAGCGTGTTAACCCACCGCCCGCGCAAGGCGCCCAGGATGGCCGGAAACTTTCTTTTGCCACCGCAGAGCGCGACCGACCGCGGCACCCGGCGCAGGCGTTCCAGGTCGATGCCGATGACCCGCCCGTCAAAAGCGCCTTTCACCGGGCGGCCGTCGGCGTCATAAAAGCGCAGGCAGATGTCTCCGACGGCGCCGTTCTTTTGCAAGGCTTCCAATTCCTCTCGAGCAAGAGCGTTGCCGCTGCTGGCCACCAACGCCGAGGGTTCGAGCGCACCCACGCCCACCAGCGCGAGGCTTACCTTGTCGAAGAACGCGACCGTCTCGCTCACGTAAGGGTCTTGCGCCAGCGCCTTAGCCGCGCTGGCGGAGCCCACAAGGCCCGGCACAGGCAGGAACCGGGCTTCGCCGTGTACCAGGCTGGCCAGGCGAATGGCCAGGCGACTGGCGTGCTGCTCCGCCGCCGGGTTACCCAGCCCGCCCAACATTTGCACCACCAGACAGTTTTCGACTTTCCGGGGCGGGTGCATATGGTCAACCATCGCCAGGAGGGACGCGCTCCAGGACGAGATGCCGATCACCTCGCCGGATTTGAGCGTGGATTCGAGGAATTGGGCCGCGGCGGATCCGATGGCGGTGAGAACGGGCTCCTCTGAATCGCGCACGGCGTCGCCGATCACCGCCTGGCTCAACCCAAATCTTGCCTCGAGTAAGCCTTCCAGGTCGGCGAACGCCCCCGGCGGTGTCACCACGGTGGTTCGCACAATGCCGTGTTCCTGCGCTTTTTTTAACAGGCGCGACACCGCGACCTGCGTAATCCCGAGCCGCTGGGCCACCTCGGTCTGCGTCAGCCCCTCTTCATGGTAGAGGCGGGCCGCCCGAGTCATCAGCCGGAGGTCTGGTGCGTGGTGAATCATGCCAGTATAATGCCCCGGCACCTTGCCATTCGCCACCGCCGGCGCTTAACGGCGGGTCCGGCGTGAATGCCCGGGCGAACCGGGACGCTTTTGCGAAGGGTTCGCGTTTGCTTCATTGGGCGAGCCCGTACGCCTTCACGGAGGCCACCGCGCGATTCCAACGGCCTACGAGCCGGTCTCGTTCGCTTGCCTCGAGCCTTGGCTGAAACGGGTCATGCGGGGCCGCCACTCCGGCGACCTCCGCAGTCGAGGACCAAAACCCACAGCCGAGCCCGGCGGCAAACGCCGCGCCGAGACCCGACAGTTCGGCCGTTTGGCTGCGCAACACCGGCCGATCCAGCACGTCGGCCTGAAACTGCATCAGCCAGTCGTTCTTGCTCGCACCGCCATCGGCCAAAAGGGCTTCCGGCCGTGCGCCGGCCGCGTGTTCCATCGCGTCGAACACGTCTTTAACCTGATAAGCGATCGCCTCCAGGGCAGCGCGCACCACGTGTTCCTTGCGCGTGCCAAATGACAACCCCACAACGGCCCCGCGCGCCTTTTCGTCCCAGTGAGGCGCGCCCAGACCGGCCAGGGCGGGCACAAAATAGACGCCGCCGTTGCCGTCCAGTTCGGTCGCGCGTTTCACGGCGGGCTCCAGGTCTTCCGAGCCGATGAGCGTCAGCACCCAAGAGAGGCCGGAGCCAGTCGCGGTGATGTTGCCTTCGTAAGCGTATTGCACTTGGTCGAACTTCCAGGCAATCGTACTGGAAACGCCCTTGTCGCGGCTATGCGGGCCGCCTGCGAGGGTCATGAGCGATGAGCCCGTACCATAGGTGGCCTTGACCTTGCCCTTTTCCAGGACGCCGTGTCCGAGAAGCGCGGCGTGAGAATCGCCCAAGATGCCGCATACCGGGATCGCCTGGCCAGCCCCCAGAATCGCATTGCCCAGCGGCTCGTTGGAGGCAACCAACTCCGGGAGGGAGGACGACGGCACCCCAAACAAGGCCAGCAATTCGGGGTCCCACGCACCCGTCGTAAGGTTAAATAGTTGGGTTCGTGAAGCGTTGCTGTAATCGGTGACAAACCGTTTGCCGCCGGTGAGCTTCCACACGAGCCAGGCATCCACGGTGCCCAGGCAAAGGTCACCCGTTTGCGCCAGCTTGCGGAGGTCAGGACGATTTTCCAGCAGCCACTGAACCTTGCTTGAGGGAAACAGGGGATCGACCTGAAGGCCGGTTTTGGCTCGAATCGTTTCCTCCACGCCTTGCTGCTGCCGGAGTGCTTGGCAAATGCCGGCGCTGCGGCGGCACTGCCAGACGATGCAGGGAGCGGCAGGCTCGCCCGTCGCCCGGTTCCAAGCCACGAGCGTTTCCCGCTGGTTGGAGATGCCGAGCGCGACGGCCTCATGCCCGCCGCTTTGGGCCATGCAACCCTGCAGGGCTTGGCGGGCGGCGTCCCAGACAGCTTCGGCCGACTGTTCAACCCAGCCGCTTCGGGGGAAGTCGATGGCAAGGGGAACGGAACTGCGGGCCAGTACATTGGCCTGACGATCAACCAGGATCGCCTTGACGTTGGTAGTCCCGGCGTCCAGCGCCAGAATGGCTTTCATAGAAAGAAGGTTGGGCGCCTGCGTCGAACGCGCCCAAAGCAGGAAACGGATTCTTCAGGCGGACAGGCTGTAATTTCAGGTAGGGAACTGATCAGGTAGGGAACTGATTACAGGGTAAACAAATATGCCGGTGCATAATTATGCGCCCGGCGTTACAATTTGCGCCAAACCCACTAAATCGCGAACCGGCCGGCCTTGTCAAGGGTAACCGGTGCGCCGCCGGCGTTTCCGCCCCGGCCTGAAGGGGGTTTGGTTGAGCCCGGTTGACCAAACCGGTCAGTCGCGAGGCTTGGGATTGCGGAGCCACGGCCTGCACCGTGGCAAACGCCACCCTCCGGGCGACTTTACGGATCAATCAATTCAAAAAGGCACTTGACGTGAACAGAATCGTGTACTCAGGGTTAGCGGCAGTGATCATCGGGCTGAGCAGCCGGGCTTTTTGCGTGCCGAAGGGCTCATACGGCCCGGGTTCTACCCGAGCTCCGACTCGCCCAGCTTCCAGGACACCGGCGTGACCCATCTCACCCCAAAACCGCCCGCCCTGACGGCCGGCGATTCCGGCCGCCAACCTCGTTTAACTTCCTCATCCCCAAACCCAACCCACGCTCATCATGCCTAACGCAAAAACGAACGGCGAGGCCGCTCGCCGCAATGGCGGCTTCGGCGGTTTCCGCTGGACGACCGATCCGACCTTTTACCCGACAGCCCGATCGGCCATGGAAGCCTCGGCTGAGAAGCTGGCCTACGTGGCGGCCCTCGCACCGGACCAGAAGTCCCGTCCGGATGCCTTGTTGGTGGTTGACGTTGATCCCGCCTCAGCGACGTACAGCCAGGTTGTCGGCCGGCTCGATTTACCCGACATCGGCGACGAATTGCATCACTTCGGCTGGAACGCTTGCAGCACCGCTCTGTGCCCGTACGCTCCGCACCCACACGTCGAGCGACGTTACCTGGTGCTGCCCGGGCTGCGCTCTTCGCGCATCCACATCGTGGACACCAAGCCCGATCCGCGCCATTTGACGATCGTCAAGACGATCGAGCCGGGCGAGTTGCACCGAAAAACCGGTTACTCCCGGCCACACACCGTCCATTGCGGGCCCGAAGGGCTTTACGTCAGCGCACTGGGGGCACCGGACGGCGGGGGACCCGGGGGCATCTTCCTGTTGGACCATCTCACCTTCGACGTGCTGGGGCGTTGGGAGGTCGACCGCGGGCCGCAGGAGTTGGCCTATGATTTTTGGTGGCACCTGGGCCATGACGCCTTGCTCTCAAGCGAATGGGGAACCCCGAACAAGATTGAAGCGGGGCTCGATCCGGCCCACCTGCTGGCGAGCGGTTACGGCCACCAATTGCATGTGTGGAACCTGCGCAAGCGCAAGCACAAACAGGCCATTGACCTTGGCAAGGAACACCAAATGGTCTTGGAACTGCGTCCGTCGCACGATCCTACGCGCACCTTCGGTTTCGCGGGTGTGGTGATTTCGTTAAAAGACCTTTCTGCCTCCATCTGGCTCTGGTACCGGGATCACGGCACATGGGCGGCGAAGAAAGTAATCGAGATTCCCGCCGAACCCGCTGAACCCGACGCGTTGCCGCCGTTGCTGAAAGGCTTCAAGGCCGTGCCGCCTTTGGTGACCGACATCAGTTTGTCCTTGGACGACCGTTGGCTTTACGTCTCCTGCTGGGGAACGGGAGAGTTGCGCCGGTACGACGTCGCCGTCCCTGATCGGCCAAAGCTAACCGGGGTGATCCAGTTGGGCGGCATCGTTAGGAAAGCGGCGCATCCGGGCCGGCCGCAGGAGCCCCTCAACGGCGGCCCGCAAATGGTCGAGGTGAGCCGCGACGGCAGGCGCGTCTACCTCACGAATTCGCTTTACCAGTCCTGGGACGAGCAGTTTTACCCGGAGGGCATTCGAACCTGGTTCGTCAAAGCGGAAGCGCCTGATGATGGGGCACTGCGTTTAGACCCGAGCTTCCTGGTGACAAGCCCGGAGCACCGGTTACATCAGGTGCGGTTGGAAGGCGGCGACAGCTCGTCCGATTCGTATTGCTACCCGTCGTGATTACAGGCCCCCCGTATGGACAATGATCCCTGGCCTTGGGTAACGCTGGCGTTGTTAGGAGCCTGGCATGGTTTGAACCCGGCGATGGGCTGGCTGTTCGGAGTTGCCCTCGGCCTGCAGAAGCGCTCGCGCCTGGCCGTTCTTGCAGCCCTGGGGCCGATTGCCCTGGGGCATGGCCTCGCGATCATCCTGGCGGTGCTGCTCGTCGCGGCGTTCGGCTGGGCCGTTCCGTTCAACTGGGTGCGCGGCCTCGCCGCCCTGACGCTGGCCGGGTTTGGTCTGATGCGGCTATGGCGGAACCGGCCCCCGAAGTGGGTCGGCATGCAGGTCAGCTTCTGGGACCTGACCAGGTGGTCGGCGTTGATGTCAACCGCCCACGGTGCCGGCCTGATGCTGGTGCCCGTGCTTCTGGGATTTCGGAGCACTTTCTGCCGAACGGGCGGACTATGGGCCGGCCCTTCGGGATCCTTCATCTCCAGCCCGGGGCATGCGGCCCTCGCGGTAGCCGTTCACACGGCAGCGCACCTGCTGGTGTGCGGAGCGGCCGCCTGGTGCGTATACAATTTCGTGGGCTTAAGCGTCCTGCGCCGATCCTGGTTCAACGTTGATTTTGTTTGGTCCTTGAGCCTTTTGGCAGCCGGGATCCTGCTGGCGCTTGGGCATGCCACCTCATGAGGGCACGGCGTTTGAAGGGTTTACCTGCGACGTTTACCGTCCTCAGCCACCCGCCGGCTTCCGGATCCGGTTGGCCGTACACGCGCATGTTCGACCGGCTCGACCGTGGTAAGGAGCGCTCTGAATTTGTCCCACTTGGCCCGGGAGCTAATACCACTCCGCTAGTTATCTCGGTAGAATGTCGATTCAGGGTGCGCCGGCACCGGAGGATGCTCTGTAGCCGGCTGAATCGGTCTTATACCATATAGACGATTATCCCGGTAACATTTCGACCGGATTTCAGCCCCGAAGGGGCGCTAGAACATAGCCCAGGGTTTCACCCTGGGAAACCGTCAAATCACGACCGAACCCTGAAGGGGCGGCAGCACCCGACAGCAACGCCTTCTGCCGCCCCTTCAGCAAATCCAACCCGGCGGGGCGGGCGTTTGTTAGGGAGGGCGTACAGGCGTGACGCCTTAGGAGGGCTCGGTCGGGGGAAAACGCCTTCCCAGGGTGAAACCCTGGGCTATGTTCCTTTGGCCCTTCAGGCCATCAAACCGTCTGCCGGCCCGTTGGTCTTAGACCGTTTATACGGTTTGATAGGTTTAAAGCCGGCAGGGCACCTGGAAAGGGAGACAACATTTTACCTCCATGGCCGTCGAAATGGTATAATACGTACGAAAAATGCTGCGCTCCTCTCTTTGAGAACCCCGGCATATCTGCCTTGTAGAGGAAGGCCGGGCCGTGGTTATCTTACCGGCGATGGCGACCATGAAGCGAGTTGCCGCTCGCGCAAAAGTGTCCGTTACCAAGATGCTCATGGGGCTCGTGGCGCGCGACTTGGTGCAGGGCCTATTCTCCAGCTACCCTCTCCTACACCCGTCAACCCGTCCACGCCTTCCGCGCGTCACCGGCAGAAGCACCCTGTCCATCAGGGACGCCCAAACAAACCATCCACCTCAAAAATTATGAGAGCAATGTCCTTATTTCCTCCCCAATTGGCGGCCGCGGCGCCGTCGCCCTGCCGGCGGAAAGGTGGTGCATCTTGATCGGGATTGCCCTACTTGGGGCGGGCCGCATGGCCCGGGTGCATGCCAAAGCCATTCAGGCCGCAGGAGCAAGGCTCGTCACGGTCTTTGACATTTTCGAACCGGCCGCCAAGTCTCTGGCCGCCGATACGGGCGCATCCGCGGCGCGCAGCGTGGACGAGGCGCTGCATCATCCTGAGGTCGGTGCGGTTTTGGTGGTGACGTCGTCAGACACCCACGTGGACTGCGTCCTCCGGGGTGTTCAGGCCGGAAAGGCCGTCATGTGTGAAAAACCGCTGGCACCGACGTTGTCGGAGGCGCAACGTTGCATCGACGTCTTGGGTGACCAGGCAACCAGCAAGGTCTTTCTTGCTTTCAACCGGCGTTTTGATCCGGGGCATGCAGCGCTCAAGCGGGCGGTTGAGGCGGGTGAAATCGGTAATCTCGAGCAACTGACGATTACAAGCCGTGATCCCGCGCCCCCGCCGCTTGACTATATCCCAAAATCCGGCGGGCTCTTCAAAGACATGATGATCCACGACTTCGACATGGCCCGATGGATCCTGGGTGAAGAACCCGTCACCATTCACAGCCACGGCAGTTGCCTGGTCGACCCGCAAATCGGCAAACTCGGCGACATTGACACGGCTTGCGTGACCCTCGTGACGGCCACCGGCAAGCAGGCCGTGATCCTCAATTCGCGGCGTGCCGCTTACGGCTATGATCAACGGGTCGAGGCGTTCGGTTCGGCCGGGATGGTGATTTCGGATAACCCGAGGGCAACGGGCCTCAAGCGGTATGCAAGTACGAGCTTCGGGGCCCCGGATCGCCTTTTCACGTTCTACATGGACCGTTACGGGGAGAGTTACCGCACGGAGATCGAAACCTTTCTGCGCGGGGCGGCGGCGGGCACGCCGCCACCGGTTAACGCCATCGATGGCCTGAAGACGGCTTATTTGGCGGAAGCAGCCGGCGCGTCGCTGCGGCTGGGGCAAGCCGTTGAGCTCAAACCCAACTGCGAGGTGACCTGGCCTGAGTGACGACGGCTACAAATCACCGCGCTGAGACCACGTCACGCATGCGGAGGAGCAGAGCGCCTCGACGCCGGCCGATGAGGATGCAATTCACCGCAGAGTGACTACCAGTTCCCGAATCGTTCCACGCGCGTTCTCCTGGACGATGGTGCCTCCGTCGACGTGGATCGGACGCCCTTCCTGGCGCCGGAAAAGCAAGGAAATGCGGTCGACCCTCGGATCGGGCTCACCACCCCGGTCCAGGGTTACCGAGATTTGCGACGGATTCGCGTTAACCCCTAAGCGCCAGGTCCAGTAATGGCCGTCACGGTAGCCTTCACTTTCACCGTCATCCTCGAAACACTCACACTCGAATCGCCCGCCCTCAGGGTCCGGCCAAATGCAGAAACCCCGCAGCTCCTCACGTCTGGAAAAGTGTTGCTCTGCAAGATTCAGCGGAATGGCGCATCCGGCCCTGGCCAACAGGGGCGGGCGATCCCAGGGGGCAGGTAAAATGATTTTCTGCCCGCCGCGGAAGTATGCCCCGCTCCAGAAATCATACCAGCCGCAACCCTGGGGCAGATAGATCTCACGCGCCCGTGGTCCCGGTTCCACCACGGCAGCGACCAGCAGGTTCGCTCCCACCAGCATATCGTCATTTTCCTCGTAACACCGCTCATCATCCGGAAAGTCAAGAAAGGTCGGCCGGATAATCGGTGCGTAATCGCGGTGGGACCGCCAGAGTAAGTCGTAGAGGTAGGGGATCAACCGGTAGCGGAGCTTGATCAGATCAGAGATGTACGGCGTGATTTCCGGATACATCCAAGGCTCGTTCGCCGACCCGTCGTCGTTCCAGGAATGGATGCTGAAGCGCGGCAGAAAGATCCCGAATTGCACCCAGCGCAAGAAGAGCTCCTGGTCCGGTGCCGGCCCGGAGAACCCGCCCACGTCGTGGCCCAGGTTGGACACACCGGACAACGCGAGCCCGATCCCCATTTTGATGTTATACCGGAGCGACTCCCAAGCGGTGTAGTTGTCGCCGGACCAGGTCTGCACGTACCGATGCATGCCGACGGCTCCGGACCGCGAAACCAGGAATGGCCGCTTGGCGGGATTGGATTCGCGCTGGGCATCCCTCGAACTTCGGATCATCAAAAGGGTTTGCAGGACCTTCGCCTCGACCGCCCGCCGGGGCTGGCCGAACCCGTCGATCCGGGGCGTGGGGCTCCAGATCTCAAACTCGTTGTTGTCATTCC
It encodes:
- a CDS encoding sugar ABC transporter substrate-binding protein codes for the protein MFLRNRSLTATLTALSMLLSPWPTLAQGGKTVGLAVANLQADFFNQIKQSVDAEARAKGVKLIVADAKGDAATQVDQMQDLITRGVSALIYIPAGATAAGVPVKAARKANIPVVNVDRNAPDAPGDTFIATDSVTAARTLGEYACKVMGGKGNLAIIQGQLGTTPELDRDKGFNEAMANCPGIKVVAKQPTKMWMQDEGFAIAQDMLQRYPDINAFFGRADALALGAAHAVKVANVGHKVWIFGFDGDVAGLKAVQDGTLDATMTQKTQYMGKLALDSALELADGKQLPKEQLQEAVLTTKENVAPFINQHP
- the glpK gene encoding glycerol kinase GlpK, encoding MKAILALDAGTTNVKAILVDRQANVLARSSVPLAIDFPRSGWVEQSAEAVWDAARQALQGCMAQSGGHEAVALGISNQRETLVAWNRATGEPAAPCIVWQCRRSAGICQALRQQQGVEETIRAKTGLQVDPLFPSSKVQWLLENRPDLRKLAQTGDLCLGTVDAWLVWKLTGGKRFVTDYSNASRTQLFNLTTGAWDPELLALFGVPSSSLPELVASNEPLGNAILGAGQAIPVCGILGDSHAALLGHGVLEKGKVKATYGTGSSLMTLAGGPHSRDKGVSSTIAWKFDQVQYAYEGNITATGSGLSWVLTLIGSEDLEPAVKRATELDGNGGVYFVPALAGLGAPHWDEKARGAVVGLSFGTRKEHVVRAALEAIAYQVKDVFDAMEHAAGARPEALLADGGASKNDWLMQFQADVLDRPVLRSQTAELSGLGAAFAAGLGCGFWSSTAEVAGVAAPHDPFQPRLEASERDRLVGRWNRAVASVKAYGLAQ
- a CDS encoding transketolase; the protein is MSERDLQRRSVQYRQALLRLIRTAKAGHTGGDLSCLDILNVLYNRILRVGPETFKGPDHDHFIQSKGHCAEALFVVLADRGFFPEKDLETLNRYGSHYIGHPTREVYGVEQNTGALGHGLAVAVGLALAGKMDRKDYRVFCLLGDGELAEGSNWEAAMTAAHYRLDNLVAIVDRNGLQITGSTEDVCQLSPLDEKFAAFGFGVQRCNGNDIGELVRTFEAVPFRPGKPSVVLAKTRKGKGVSFMENVAKWHHGVPNEEEFNRAMSELEAAQAALA
- a CDS encoding selenium-binding protein, which produces MPNAKTNGEAARRNGGFGGFRWTTDPTFYPTARSAMEASAEKLAYVAALAPDQKSRPDALLVVDVDPASATYSQVVGRLDLPDIGDELHHFGWNACSTALCPYAPHPHVERRYLVLPGLRSSRIHIVDTKPDPRHLTIVKTIEPGELHRKTGYSRPHTVHCGPEGLYVSALGAPDGGGPGGIFLLDHLTFDVLGRWEVDRGPQELAYDFWWHLGHDALLSSEWGTPNKIEAGLDPAHLLASGYGHQLHVWNLRKRKHKQAIDLGKEHQMVLELRPSHDPTRTFGFAGVVISLKDLSASIWLWYRDHGTWAAKKVIEIPAEPAEPDALPPLLKGFKAVPPLVTDISLSLDDRWLYVSCWGTGELRRYDVAVPDRPKLTGVIQLGGIVRKAAHPGRPQEPLNGGPQMVEVSRDGRRVYLTNSLYQSWDEQFYPEGIRTWFVKAEAPDDGALRLDPSFLVTSPEHRLHQVRLEGGDSSSDSYCYPS
- a CDS encoding ABC transporter permease; its protein translation is MATPQTTNQGAAAQPAAPAPAPAARRETSWASKLIGVQGPLIGLVALCIVFSLTTGAFLSFRNLLNVLDQITVLGILSIGMTLVIIIGGIDLSVGSVLAFSMMILGWLSHDWNLPLGLAVVIALLVGALCGWGNGLLCTRARLPAFIATLSMMTIARGLANIITDGRQIVGYPDWFDSFATRRYFGFLSLTVALAIVLVIAGWVFLRYRAAGRALYAIGGSGEVARLAGIRVRQMTTWVYVASGLLSGLASIVLASRLDSSQPSAGLGYELDAIAAVVIGGASLSGGVGGIGGTVVGVLIIGVLHNGLNLTGVSPFIQQVVIGVVIALAVSSDTLRRRGA
- a CDS encoding transketolase family protein, with translation MEPAQANLEVFSATLLELARQNPDLLVVTSDSRGSAKLAPFAKAVPGQIVEVGIAEQNLVGVAAGLAAAGKTVFAVSPACFLTARALEQIKNDLCYSDRPVKVVGISAGVSYGALGTTHHSLHDYAVLRAIHNVTIVAPADGFESREAVRAAAQLPAPVYLRFGKKRMPHLPRVDAGFALGKASLIRQGRDLSFLACGETVAPAFEAAELLAKEGVECRVLSLHTLKPLDYEAVRRAATETGGVITAEEHSVSGGLGEACAALLLQEGIHTRFKIMGFPDDHTVTGSQDEIFRHYGLDGPGLAATARKLLAKR
- a CDS encoding sugar-binding transcriptional regulator, encoding MIHHAPDLRLMTRAARLYHEEGLTQTEVAQRLGITQVAVSRLLKKAQEHGIVRTTVVTPPGAFADLEGLLEARFGLSQAVIGDAVRDSEEPVLTAIGSAAAQFLESTLKSGEVIGISSWSASLLAMVDHMHPPRKVENCLVVQMLGGLGNPAAEQHASRLAIRLASLVHGEARFLPVPGLVGSASAAKALAQDPYVSETVAFFDKVSLALVGVGALEPSALVASSGNALAREELEALQKNGAVGDICLRFYDADGRPVKGAFDGRVIGIDLERLRRVPRSVALCGGKRKFPAILGALRGRWVNTLVTDQFTAQRLVKAQPAKALAAEAGS
- the iolG gene encoding inositol 2-dehydrogenase, whose translation is MIGIALLGAGRMARVHAKAIQAAGARLVTVFDIFEPAAKSLAADTGASAARSVDEALHHPEVGAVLVVTSSDTHVDCVLRGVQAGKAVMCEKPLAPTLSEAQRCIDVLGDQATSKVFLAFNRRFDPGHAALKRAVEAGEIGNLEQLTITSRDPAPPPLDYIPKSGGLFKDMMIHDFDMARWILGEEPVTIHSHGSCLVDPQIGKLGDIDTACVTLVTATGKQAVILNSRRAAYGYDQRVEAFGSAGMVISDNPRATGLKRYASTSFGAPDRLFTFYMDRYGESYRTEIETFLRGAAAGTPPPVNAIDGLKTAYLAEAAGASLRLGQAVELKPNCEVTWPE